One stretch of Thalassophryne amazonica chromosome 19, fThaAma1.1, whole genome shotgun sequence DNA includes these proteins:
- the ebi3 gene encoding LOW QUALITY PROTEIN: interleukin-27 subunit beta (The sequence of the model RefSeq protein was modified relative to this genomic sequence to represent the inferred CDS: inserted 2 bases in 2 codons), with translation MDRTGRVGLSITLALLMCLLGNEALELLRVSTTSGNPASTPMVRCWCSSYPNRTQCSWPAGPHHPPAQYIATYSERHTRAVTKQCLLIPPLSSSSALTPSSSSSSEQLWHCHLPDLKLLTNYXVNVTAVYPTGSSSHLTSFMLEDIVKPDPPVXVQVSPHDYRSLLVKWSPPPTWSNLDIFPLKYHIRYQWHHRGSLQTVHLGPFENTSVPLKALTPGRTYLFQVCAEDVLGLGECSFWSSPVKTTMRTKPQRTT, from the exons ATGGATCGTACTGGCCGAGTCGGCCTGAGCATCACTTTGGCTCTCCTCATGTGTCTCCTTGGTAACGAAGCACTGGAGCTGCTGAGGGTGTCCACTACATCCGGGA ATCCTGCTTCCACTCCCATGGTGCGCTGCTGGTGTTCCAGCTACCCAAACCGAACTCAGTGCTCCTGGCCGGCTGGGCCCCACCATCCACCCGCACAGTACATCGCCACCTACAG TGAGAGACACACAAGAGCGGTTACCAAGCAGTGTCTCCTCATCCCACCCCTTTCTTCATCCTCTGCACTCaccccatcatcatcatcatcatcagagcaG cTCTGGCACTGTCACCTCCCTGACCTGAAACTTCTCACCAACT ATGTCAACGTCACAGCGGTCTACCCAACTGGAAGCAGCTCCCACTTAACCAGTTTTATGTTGGAAGATATCG tgaAACCAGACCCTCCTG ATGTGCAGGTTTCTCCTCATGACTACAGATCCTTGTTGGTGAAATGGTCTCCTCCCCCTACCTGGTCCAATCTGGACATCTTCCCACTGAAATATCACATACGGTATCAGTGGCACCACAGGGGCAGCCTGCAGACCGTCCAC tTGGGTCCCTTTGAGAACACCAGCGTTCCACTGAAGGCTTTGACCCCGGGGAGGACCTACCTGTTCCAGGTGTGTGCTGAGGATGTGCTGGGTCTGGGCGAGTGCAGCTTCTGGAGCTCACCTGTAAAAACCACCATGAGAACAAAACCACAAAGAACAACATAG
- the odf3l2a gene encoding LOW QUALITY PROTEIN: outer dense fiber protein 3-like protein 2a (The sequence of the model RefSeq protein was modified relative to this genomic sequence to represent the inferred CDS: inserted 3 bases in 2 codons; deleted 1 base in 1 codon; substituted 1 base at 1 genomic stop codon) translates to MEEAVRKRPIISARERGPGPGRYALPPTVGYINHDVTKPSSPAYSFHSRMSSTMFAVDSSPGPRYYVNDKVTRFGRMESPSYSILGRGRRIGQLFQTPGPGAYSPEKAPPLNAHRRPPSHSIGSRTRYRTVDPVPAPNRXTREKSFTNLLGCHIPNTPSSASYSFSARRRVGAPSEDLAXTPGPGHYNTTVPDAYHHRQPSFSMQGRTKRPNYTAVIPGPGAYSLRVLXMHHPKHPSFSMGIRHSEFVTP, encoded by the exons ATGGAAGAGGCGGTGAGGAAACGACCGATAATCTCTGCGAGAGAACGAG GCCCGGGCCCCGGACGCTACGCTCTGCCTCCTACGGTTGGCTACATCAACCATGACGTCACCAAGCCGAGTAGCCCCGCCTATTCATTTCACAGCCGCATGAGCAGCACCA TGTTTGCTGTGGATTCCAGCCCCGGACCTCGGTACTACGTAAACGACAAGGTCACCAGGTTTGGAAGGATGGAGAGCCCATCCTACTCTATATTGGGCAGAGGGAGGCGCATAG ggCAACTGTTCCAGACTCCTGGACCGGGGGCCTACAGCCCAGAGAAGGCCCCACCTCTGAACGCTCACCGCAGACCTCCATCCCACAGCATCGGCTCCCGTACAAGATACCGCACAGTGGATCCAGTACCAGCACCCAACAGGTGAACACGGGAGAAAA GCTTCACTAATCTGCTGGGTTGCCACATTCCCAACACACCCTCCAGTGCTAGTTACAGCTTCTCAGCGCGGAGGAGAGTGGGAGCTCCTTCTGAAGATCTTG ACACTCCTGGACCAGGCCATTACAACACCACCGTCCCAGACGCTTATCACCATCGGCAGCCCTCCTTC TCCATGCAGGGGAGGACTAAGAGGCCGAACTATACTGCTGTCATTCCCGGTCCTGGCGCATACAGTCTGAGAGTTCT CATGCACCACCCGAAACATCCATCTTTCTCCATGGGCATCAGACACTCTGAGTTTGTTACCCCGTAG